Proteins encoded within one genomic window of Betaproteobacteria bacterium:
- the pgeF gene encoding peptidoglycan editing factor PgeF, which yields MPVAESPLVLLEPDWPVPPRVRALVTTRSGGVSSGPYALFNLGDHVGDDPAAVAHNRAVLAEHLPSEPLWLRQVHGVAVADSRQHRAGCAADAAVTRDAGSVLAVLTADCLPVFLADDAGEAVGIAHAGWRGLAAGVVERTVDALRVEPARVIACLGPAIGPEAFEVGDDVRNAFLRDNPEAAAAFIPRSTGKWLADLYALARMRLARIGVTRVHGGGLCTFSDAARFFSHRRNGVTGRMASLIWLEHDSSDTRRV from the coding sequence ATGCCGGTCGCTGAGTCTCCCTTGGTGCTGCTCGAACCCGACTGGCCGGTGCCGCCGCGTGTGCGCGCTCTCGTCACGACGCGCTCTGGCGGTGTCAGCAGCGGACCGTACGCATTGTTCAATCTCGGCGACCACGTCGGCGACGATCCCGCCGCCGTCGCGCACAACCGCGCGGTGCTGGCCGAGCACCTGCCGAGCGAGCCGCTCTGGCTGCGACAGGTCCACGGCGTCGCGGTCGCCGATTCCCGCCAGCACCGCGCAGGCTGCGCGGCGGATGCCGCGGTCACCCGCGATGCGGGTTCCGTGCTGGCCGTTCTCACGGCGGATTGCCTGCCCGTGTTCCTGGCCGACGACGCGGGCGAGGCGGTCGGCATCGCCCACGCCGGCTGGCGCGGCCTCGCCGCGGGGGTGGTCGAGCGCACCGTGGACGCCCTTAGAGTCGAGCCTGCGCGCGTGATCGCATGCCTCGGTCCTGCGATCGGCCCCGAAGCCTTCGAAGTCGGCGACGACGTACGCAACGCCTTTCTTCGCGACAACCCCGAGGCCGCCGCGGCCTTCATTCCGCGCAGCACCGGCAAGTGGCTCGCCGACCTGTACGCGCTTGCCCGCATGCGGCTCGCCCGTATCGGTGTCACCCGCGTGCATGGCGGCGGCCTCTGCACGTTCAGCGACGCCGCGCGCTTCTTCTCTCACCGCCGCAACGGCGTCACGGGACGCATGGCCTCGCTGATCTGGCTCGAGCACGATTCCTCCGATACGCGACGCGTATAA
- the rluD gene encoding 23S rRNA pseudouridine(1911/1915/1917) synthase RluD, whose translation MEVDIRMGRQESGDANYSLSSRPLALTVPTACSGLRADQALAQLLPDHSRNRLQAWMRRGRITRDGAPLAPRDKVWAGDRVEVDCEPDPEVLATQPEDIPLHVVFEDAALLVVDKPAGLVVHPGSGNPRGTLQNALLRHAPETANVPRSGIVHRLDKDTSGLLVVAKTLPAQVDLVRQLQARTVKREYVALVHGEVACDGDVEAPIGRHPVHRTRMAVVSAGKPARTRYHVLERFAGVSLLRLALETGRTHQIRVHMQSIGHPLVGDPVYGHRSVPASCPSIVAAFDRQALHAATLGLVHPSTGAVVRWTAAPPADMQRLIEALRAHACMHAGR comes from the coding sequence ATGGAGGTCGACATACGGATGGGTCGGCAGGAATCCGGCGACGCGAATTATAGCCTAAGCAGCCGCCCCCTCGCGCTCACCGTCCCCACCGCATGCTCGGGACTCAGGGCTGATCAGGCGCTCGCCCAGCTGCTGCCCGATCACTCGCGCAACCGCCTGCAGGCCTGGATGCGGCGCGGGCGCATCACGCGCGACGGTGCGCCGCTCGCACCGCGCGACAAAGTGTGGGCCGGCGACCGCGTCGAGGTCGACTGCGAGCCTGACCCGGAGGTGCTCGCAACGCAGCCGGAGGACATTCCGCTGCACGTCGTCTTCGAGGATGCGGCGCTGCTCGTCGTCGACAAGCCCGCCGGGCTGGTCGTGCATCCGGGCAGCGGGAATCCGCGCGGCACGCTTCAGAACGCACTGCTTCGCCACGCGCCGGAGACGGCCAACGTGCCTCGTTCCGGCATCGTGCACCGCCTGGACAAGGACACAAGCGGCTTGCTCGTCGTGGCGAAGACGCTGCCGGCGCAGGTCGATCTCGTGCGTCAACTGCAGGCGCGCACCGTCAAGCGCGAGTATGTCGCCCTGGTGCATGGCGAGGTAGCCTGCGACGGCGACGTGGAAGCGCCCATCGGTCGCCATCCGGTGCACCGAACACGCATGGCCGTGGTCTCTGCCGGCAAGCCGGCGCGCACCCGCTACCACGTCCTGGAGCGCTTCGCCGGCGTGAGTCTGCTGCGCCTCGCGCTGGAGACCGGGCGCACGCACCAGATCCGCGTTCACATGCAGTCGATCGGCCATCCGCTCGTGGGCGATCCCGTGTACGGCCACCGGAGTGTGCCGGCCTCCTGCCCAAGCATCGTTGCGGCATTCGATCGACAGGCGCTGCACGCCGCAACGCTCGGTCTCGTACATCCGTCGACCGGCGCGGTCGTGCGCTGGACGGCGGCGCCGCCTGCGGACATGCAGCGGCTCATCGAAGCGCTGCGTGCGCACGCCTGCATGCATGCCGGTCGCTGA
- a CDS encoding outer membrane protein assembly factor BamD gives MPRSLALASSLLLALVLVSGCGLLPEKYDETKGWSAQKIYSEARSELADGNYEKAIKLYETLESRYPYGRYAQQSQLDVAYAYYKDRQSASAVAACDRFIKLHPNHAAVDYAYYLKGLANFNEDLGFMGSLSGQDMTERDPKALRDSYDAFRDLALRYPNSKYTPDAIARMNYLLNALASHEVAVARFYYKRGAYVAAANRGQSALTRYPRAPANEEALVIMAMSYDKLGLTDLRDDAERVLVSNFPDTRYKLGSNPYKQWWQIWSTN, from the coding sequence ATGCCCCGCAGTTTAGCCCTCGCCAGCAGTCTTCTTCTAGCGCTCGTGCTCGTCAGCGGCTGCGGCCTGCTGCCGGAGAAATACGACGAGACCAAGGGCTGGTCGGCGCAGAAGATCTATTCCGAGGCGCGCAGCGAACTCGCCGACGGCAATTACGAGAAGGCGATCAAGCTCTACGAGACGCTGGAGTCGCGCTATCCGTACGGACGCTACGCGCAGCAGTCGCAGCTCGACGTCGCGTATGCCTATTACAAGGACCGGCAGTCCGCCTCTGCGGTCGCCGCCTGCGACCGCTTCATCAAGCTGCATCCGAACCACGCAGCGGTGGACTACGCGTACTATCTCAAGGGCCTCGCCAACTTCAACGAGGACCTGGGCTTCATGGGCAGCTTGAGCGGTCAGGACATGACCGAGCGTGATCCGAAGGCGCTGCGGGATTCGTACGACGCCTTCCGCGACCTGGCGCTGCGCTATCCGAACAGCAAGTACACGCCCGACGCGATTGCCCGCATGAACTACCTGCTCAATGCGCTCGCCTCGCACGAAGTGGCGGTGGCCCGCTTCTACTACAAGCGCGGCGCATACGTGGCGGCTGCCAACCGCGGCCAGAGCGCCCTTACCCGCTATCCTCGCGCGCCGGCGAACGAGGAAGCGCTCGTCATCATGGCGATGAGCTACGACAAGCTGGGTCTCACCGATCTGCGGGATGATGCCGAACGGGTTCTCGTGAGCAACTTTCCCGATACCCGGTACAAGCTCGGCAGCAATCCGTACAAGCAGTGGTGGCAGATCTGGAGCACGAACTAG